In a genomic window of Myotis daubentonii chromosome 18, mMyoDau2.1, whole genome shotgun sequence:
- the NUCKS1 gene encoding nuclear ubiquitous casein and cyclin-dependent kinase substrate 1 isoform X1, with amino-acid sequence MSGTFSINRKVVDYSQFQESDDADEDYGRDSGPPAKKIRSSPREAKNKRRSGKNSQEDSEDSEEKDVKTKKDDSHSAEDSEDEKEDHKNVRQQRQAASKAASKQREMLLEDVGSEEEQEEEDEAQFQEKDSGSDEDFLMEDDDDSDYGSSKKKNKKMVKKSKPERKEKKMPKPRLKATVTPSPVKGKGKVGRPTASKVSKEKTPSPKEDDEEPESPPEKKAAASPPPEKSGDEGSEDEAQSGED; translated from the exons ATGTCCGGGACGTTTTCGAT aaatAGGAAGGTCGTTGATTATTCACAGTTTCAGGAATCTGATGATGCTG ATGAAGATTATGGAAGAGATTCGGGTCCTCCAGCTAAGAAAATTCGATCATCTCCACgagaagctaaaaataaaaggcgATCTGGAAAGAATTCACAGGAAGATAG TGAAGACTCAGAAGAAAAAGATGTGAAGACCAAGAAGGATGATTCTCACTCGGCAG AGGACAGTGAGGATGAAAAGGAAGATCATAAAAATGTGCGCCAGCAACGGCAGGCAGCCTCTAAAGCAGCTTCTAAACAGAGAGAGATGCTCTTGGAAGATGTGGGCAGTGaagaagaacaggaagaagaggaCGAGGCACAGTTCCAGGAGA AAGATTCCGGCAGCGATGAAGATTTTCTAATGGAAGACGATGATGATAGTGACTATGGcagttcaaaaaagaaaaacaaaaagatggtTAAGAAGTCCAAacctgagagaaaagaaaagaaaatgcccaAACCCAGGCTAAAGGCTACAG TGACGCCAAGTCCTGTGAAAGGCAAAGGGAAAGTGGGTCGCCCCACAGCTTCAAAGGTATCAAAGGAAAAGACTCCTTCTCCCAAAGAAGACGACGAGGAGCCGGAAAGCCCTCCAGAGAAGAAAGCCGCTGCCAGCCCTCCGCCCGAGAAGTCTGGGGATGAAGGGTCCGAAGATGAAGCCCAATCTGGGGAGGATTAA
- the NUCKS1 gene encoding nuclear ubiquitous casein and cyclin-dependent kinase substrate 1 isoform X2 — protein MSRPVRNRKVVDYSQFQESDDADEDYGRDSGPPAKKIRSSPREAKNKRRSGKNSQEDSEDSEEKDVKTKKDDSHSAEDSEDEKEDHKNVRQQRQAASKAASKQREMLLEDVGSEEEQEEEDEAQFQEKDSGSDEDFLMEDDDDSDYGSSKKKNKKMVKKSKPERKEKKMPKPRLKATVTPSPVKGKGKVGRPTASKVSKEKTPSPKEDDEEPESPPEKKAAASPPPEKSGDEGSEDEAQSGED, from the exons ATGTCTCGGCCTGTCAG aaatAGGAAGGTCGTTGATTATTCACAGTTTCAGGAATCTGATGATGCTG ATGAAGATTATGGAAGAGATTCGGGTCCTCCAGCTAAGAAAATTCGATCATCTCCACgagaagctaaaaataaaaggcgATCTGGAAAGAATTCACAGGAAGATAG TGAAGACTCAGAAGAAAAAGATGTGAAGACCAAGAAGGATGATTCTCACTCGGCAG AGGACAGTGAGGATGAAAAGGAAGATCATAAAAATGTGCGCCAGCAACGGCAGGCAGCCTCTAAAGCAGCTTCTAAACAGAGAGAGATGCTCTTGGAAGATGTGGGCAGTGaagaagaacaggaagaagaggaCGAGGCACAGTTCCAGGAGA AAGATTCCGGCAGCGATGAAGATTTTCTAATGGAAGACGATGATGATAGTGACTATGGcagttcaaaaaagaaaaacaaaaagatggtTAAGAAGTCCAAacctgagagaaaagaaaagaaaatgcccaAACCCAGGCTAAAGGCTACAG TGACGCCAAGTCCTGTGAAAGGCAAAGGGAAAGTGGGTCGCCCCACAGCTTCAAAGGTATCAAAGGAAAAGACTCCTTCTCCCAAAGAAGACGACGAGGAGCCGGAAAGCCCTCCAGAGAAGAAAGCCGCTGCCAGCCCTCCGCCCGAGAAGTCTGGGGATGAAGGGTCCGAAGATGAAGCCCAATCTGGGGAGGATTAA